CTGTTGCGGAGAAGTGCTTCTGGGGCGGCAGTGAGTTCGTGGATTGTCCTACCTGAATCGCGTTGCGCCGGATGCCCGGCGCAGCGGCTGCGGCTCCTACTGGATGGCGCTGCTCGACCTGGCGTCGACCGGGACCGCCGGATGGTGGCCCGCCCGCCGGGCTGCCGGAAGGGACGAGCACGTGAACAGAAAACCCTTGCGCCGCATCGCTTTCGGATTTCTCCTGGCGACCGCCGCGACCCTGATCCTGGCCGGTCCCGGCTGGTCGGACACCGGCAGTGCCACCGGCAGCGCCGAATCCCTCTCGGCTTCCGGCTCCGCGGCGATTCCGCTGCCTAGCTCGCACGGGGTAGGTGCGCTGGCCGCCGCGGTCTCGCAGACCGGGAAGCCCTACGAGTGGGGCGGCACCGGCCCGTTCGCCTGGGACTGCTCCGGCCTCGTCCAGTGGGCGTTCCGCCAGGTCGGCGTCAATATCCCCCGGACCACCTGGGAGCAGGCCCGAGCCGGCGCACCCGTCCCGTTCTTCGCGCTCTCGCCGGGCGACGTGGTCGTCCTCAACACCGACGGCTCCCACGTCGGCATCTACGCCGGCTTCGGCCAGATCTTCAACGCCTACGACTGGGGCGTGCCCGTAGGCCTGAGCCCGCTCCGCCAATTCGACATCTTCGCCATCCGCCGCTTCTGACCCGGCCCGGCGCTGTGCGCACGGGCCGGGACCGGGCCGCGTCTCGAAGTCCCGTCCGCCGCCACGGTCCAGCCGGCCGGACTTCGGGGCAGGACCTAGCTCGCGGTGTCTTCGGCGAGGGTACGCAGTAGGGGTCCGTACTGGGGGTTGGCCAGGGCGGAGGCGAACTGGGCGACGAGGTAGTCGGCCGGGTTGCCGGTGTCGTACCAGCGACCGCGGATGACCTGGCCGTAGACCGGGTTGTCGGCCGCGTGCACGTTGATCGCGTCGGTGAGATAGACCTCGCCGGTGCGGTGTTCGTACCAGGCGCGAGTCTGGGTGCGCAGTTCCTCGATGACGCCGGGGGTCACCACGTAGCCGCCGATCGCGGCGTAATTGGACGGCGCGTCCTCGGGCTTGGGCTTCTCGCGCAGGCCGGTGATGCGCAGCAACCCGTGGCCCTGGTCGTCGGCGACCACCGGGACGCCGTAGCGCTGCGATTCGGTCGGGTCCATCGGCATCAGGGCGAGCACCGGCGCGCCGGTCTGCTCGTAGGCGTTGATCAGCTGCTGGGCGCGCGGCACATCGGCGACGAACACGTCGTCCGGCCACAGCACCAGCATCGGCTCGTCGCCGAGATTGCGGGCCGCGTTGAGCACCGGGGTGCCGTTGCCGTACGGACCGTGCTGATCCAGGTAGGTGATATGGCCGAGCCGGGACAGCTCGCCGACCTCTTCGACCGCGTCCGCGTAGGCGGTCTTGCCGTCCGCGCGTAGCTGCGCCACCAGGGCCGGATTCGGCCGGAAGTGGTCCTGGATCAGCGACTTTCCGCTGCTGACCACGATGGTGATGTCGGTGATGCCGGAGGAGACCAGCTCGCGGACCGTGTGCTCGATGACCGGCTTGTCGCCGACCGGCAGCATCTCCTTCGGGATGGCCTTGGTCAGCGGGAGGAGCCGGGAACCGATACCGGCGGCCGGGATGACGGCCTTGCGGATCTTCATGCGTCCGATCATCACACATCACGCTGTGTGACAACGGCGGTCCCCGCGCTTCGCCGAATGTTCACCGAGACCGTGTAGTGCCCCTAACTCCGAAGCATATATGCAGGTCACAGGCTCGAGGGGCGGTTGCCGCGAGTCCGGGGCCGGTCCGGGTCCGTGCGCGGATCTCTACAGGAAACTAATGGCTAGCGCACAGTGACCTGACAGCGTCGGCGCCTGCCCGGAGTTGTCGGTGGGCGGGCGTAGATTTCGAGCCGTGAGTACGGACAAGGCGACGGCCACGCAGATTCCCGCCCAACTCGAGCCGCTGGCCCTGCGCGCCAGGGCGATGTGCGCGGCGGTGCTGGCCGCCGGGATACCCGAGGCGAGGAAACCTTCGGCGAAACCCCGGTGAGCGCACAGCATCCGGCCGAGCGCGCCGACGCGCTCAGTACCGCTCGGCGGTGGGTGCTGCACATCGATATGGACGCGTTCTTCGCGTCGGTCGAACAGCTGACCCGTCCCACGTTGCGCGGCAGGCCGGTGCTCGTCGGCGGCACGGGCGGGCGCGGTGTGGTCGCGGGCGCCAGTTACGAGGCGCGGGTCTACGGCGCGCGGTCCGCGATGCCGATGCATCAGGCGCGCAGGCTGGTCGGCGTCACCGCGGTGGTGGTGCCGCCGCGCGGCGCGGTGTACGGCGTGCTGAGCGGGCAGGTCTTCGACACCCTGCGCAGCCGCATCCCGGTGCTGGAGACGCTGTCGTTCGACGAGGCCTTCGGCAAGCCCGCCGAACTGGCCGGCGCCACGGTGGCGCAGGTGCACGAGTTCTGCGAGCAGTTGCGCGCGGCGGTGCGGGAACGCACCGGACTCACCGCGTCGGTGGGCGCGGGCACCGGCAAACAGCTCGCCAAGATCGCCTCCGGCCTCGCCAAACCCGATGGGATCCGGGTGGTTTCGCCGGACGAGCAGCAGCAGATGCTGGCCGCGCTGCCGGTCCGCAAACTGTGGGGGATCGGCCCGGTCGCCGAGCACAAGCTGCGCTCGCTCGGTATCGAAACGGTCGGCGCGTTCGCCGCGCTGCCGGAATCGGAGGCGGTGTCGATTCTCGGCGGCAGCGTCGGCGCGGCGCTGCACCGGCTGGCCCGCGGGGTCGACGACCGCCCGGTCGCGGAGCGGGCCGAGGCCAAACAGATCAGCGCCGAGACCACCTACGAGACCGATATCGTCACGCTCGCGCAGCTGCGTCCCGCGATCGAGGCGATGGCGGCGGCCGCGCACCGCAGGCTGGGCAAGGACGGGCGGGCGGCCCGCACCGTGGTGCTCAAGTTGAAGAAGTCCGATATGAGCATCGTGACCCGCTCGTTCACCCTGCCGTATGCCACCGAGGACCTCACTACGCTGGCCACCGCGGCCCAGCGCTCGGCGATCGATCCGGCCGAACTCGGCCCGATCCGGCTGGTCGGGGTGGGCTACGGCGGGTTGTCCACGGTGCGGCAGGAATCGTTGTTTCCGGAACTGGACCAGGCGCCCATCGCCGAGCACAGCACGGCCGCCGAGGACGAGGGGTGGACCGCGGACGGGTCGGCGCCGGCGGCGCCCGGACTCGTCCCGGCGCAGCTGCTGCCCGATATCGCGACCGCCGAGCCCACGCTGTCGGTCCCGATCTGGCATCGCGGCATGGACGTCGAGCATCGCGAGTACGGCCACGGCTGGGTGCAGGGCGGCGGTTACGGCGTGGTGACCGTGCGGTTCGAGACCCGGTCCACCGGTCCCGGTCCGGCCCGCACCTTCGCCGCGGATGACGCGGATCTGACCAGAGCCGATCCGTTGCGCAGTCTGCAGTGAGATCGGCGGTGAACGGCTCGACATCGCCGAGCGTGACGCGTACGTTCGCTGCCGACGACATCAGTCCGTCCCGTGTGGATCCACGCGGTGCTCCGCTGTGCCGGTAGCCTGGGAGCTCGTGCAGCGCCGCCGGTTCGGGTGGAGGCTGCCATCGGTGGAACATGACACGGACCTACTCGAACGCAAAGGACGAGCAGTTGAAGCTTCGTAAGACTGGACGCATCGCGATCGCCGGTTTGGCTGTCGTCGCGGCGCTCGGCATGACCGCGTGCAGCGACGACAAGGACAGCAAGCCGGCCGCCAAGACCTCGACCAGCGCCAAGGCGTCGGCGACGGCGAGCGCGAACCTGCCGCCGGTCCCGACGGTCGCGGAGCTGAACACGGCCCTCGCCCGCGCGCTGGACCCCGCGGTCCCGGCCGCCGAG
This genomic stretch from Nocardia brasiliensis ATCC 700358 harbors:
- a CDS encoding NlpC/P60 family protein, which translates into the protein MRRIAFGFLLATAATLILAGPGWSDTGSATGSAESLSASGSAAIPLPSSHGVGALAAAVSQTGKPYEWGGTGPFAWDCSGLVQWAFRQVGVNIPRTTWEQARAGAPVPFFALSPGDVVVLNTDGSHVGIYAGFGQIFNAYDWGVPVGLSPLRQFDIFAIRRF
- a CDS encoding UTP--glucose-1-phosphate uridylyltransferase; this encodes MKIRKAVIPAAGIGSRLLPLTKAIPKEMLPVGDKPVIEHTVRELVSSGITDITIVVSSGKSLIQDHFRPNPALVAQLRADGKTAYADAVEEVGELSRLGHITYLDQHGPYGNGTPVLNAARNLGDEPMLVLWPDDVFVADVPRAQQLINAYEQTGAPVLALMPMDPTESQRYGVPVVADDQGHGLLRITGLREKPKPEDAPSNYAAIGGYVVTPGVIEELRTQTRAWYEHRTGEVYLTDAINVHAADNPVYGQVIRGRWYDTGNPADYLVAQFASALANPQYGPLLRTLAEDTAS
- a CDS encoding DNA polymerase IV; this encodes MSAQHPAERADALSTARRWVLHIDMDAFFASVEQLTRPTLRGRPVLVGGTGGRGVVAGASYEARVYGARSAMPMHQARRLVGVTAVVVPPRGAVYGVLSGQVFDTLRSRIPVLETLSFDEAFGKPAELAGATVAQVHEFCEQLRAAVRERTGLTASVGAGTGKQLAKIASGLAKPDGIRVVSPDEQQQMLAALPVRKLWGIGPVAEHKLRSLGIETVGAFAALPESEAVSILGGSVGAALHRLARGVDDRPVAERAEAKQISAETTYETDIVTLAQLRPAIEAMAAAAHRRLGKDGRAARTVVLKLKKSDMSIVTRSFTLPYATEDLTTLATAAQRSAIDPAELGPIRLVGVGYGGLSTVRQESLFPELDQAPIAEHSTAAEDEGWTADGSAPAAPGLVPAQLLPDIATAEPTLSVPIWHRGMDVEHREYGHGWVQGGGYGVVTVRFETRSTGPGPARTFAADDADLTRADPLRSLQ